The following nucleotide sequence is from Aspergillus nidulans FGSC A4 chromosome I.
GGAGTGAAGGGGGTACAGGACTGAAGTAGAAAATAAAGAATACAAAGTGTCGAAAATACAGCAACGGAGGTTTAGGCGGGCGGACGACTCGAAAAGGCGCGCTTGACGTGGAGACACAACAGGGCCGCTTTTAGTGTCGGAGCGGAGGCTAAAGCCTAAAAGCGCAGTGGGCGGACGATTGAGCCTGCCGGGACCACACCAAATCTAAGGCATGGATCGGCCTGAAAGATATCGCCGGTGTCGACGGTTTAATCGTCACCTGCTGGATCAGAATTAGGGGAGACGCGATGCAGAGAAGCGGCGGATACGAGAATTGGGAAGATCGagtggaggaagatgaacgaAGTGGAGGGGCTTTTAGGGACCAAAGACGGGCGGCCGACTCTCGCGATCGCCAGTTCAATATGAGGCTTGATAACCAACGGAGTGGGTTTGAACAGGCAATCGGGATAGACACGAACAACCAGAAAAGCGCCACACAGCTGACAGAACCCAGTATCGCGCTcaaaaagaggggaaagcAAAAGGGCGTGGTGGAGGGAATGCGGTGGCTTTCCaagggggagggaagagggagaaaaggcaGAGCGAGAGGGAAAATGGTGAGGTCGAAGGCGCCGACAGATCTTCTGTCTTCCAACCTCCAACAACCATAAATTGCAGCACTCACcttcagccagctggctACTGCGTCGAGCACCAGATCTCAGATATCTTCCAGGAATTTCCTGACAGTCCCTGACGGTTATCTGCCACCACCTCCTGGTCCTGCCTCTGAATTTCTTCCTGTGAGGCGCTTTGCTGGCCGGATTATTTGATCGCCGAGTTCCGCTACTCCTGAAACGAACTAGCGCTTATCTCGGGAAAACCGTTGGCCGGCGGTCAGTCCTTTTCCATCTTTTTCCCCCACCAGTATTTATCTCGAGACTTttttcttccatcttcctaTTCAATTTTCTCTCTGGAAAAAGTCTCATGATTGTTCGGGAGCAGTGCATGTATCTCGTACCATGTAATTAGAGCTTTCATGTCAGCCCAGTCATCAACGCTGCATCTCTCGACATGACGTGTGATGCAGTGCGATCATACCATACATCTTAAGCCAGATCAGGTCATCAACTAATTAGCAGGGTGAGTACCAATTCCTCTTGTTTTtcatgtcttggtctctcgAGGATGACAACaccatctcttcttctttcattaTCCAATTCGCCCATGACGATACAGTTCGGACCTTCCTTTTCCCGGTTGGTCTGCTACTTGCCAGTATATTTTGTCTGAGAGATTATTCGCTCTATATTTCGTTCGCCAAACGTGTTCCGTGTCCAGTGGCTAACGGTATCAAAAGGCAGAAACACAGAACGTTCTTTGACAACGCGGTTGGATTGCTGACACGGCTTTATCTCAAAAGGTGGGCTTAAGCTTCTCACGCTGTAGCTGGTGTGCATGGACTAGAATCAGATATCTGCGTCAATACTACATCTTCGAACGAATCTATGTTCACATTCTTTACCGTAGAGTCGATTTAGAGTTGCTGTAGaactgctggagctgctgggATCACGGGCGCTGGCAACTGAGTGTCACTACCAGATAGATGCTTTGCATACTACAAGTGCTTTCCCAGCAAACGAACGTAATGCGAGGAATTTCCTTCAAACAGCTGAAGGTCGCATCACGTCATGTCAAGTCCCACATTCTGTCAAAACATTTATTAATAGTATTGAACATTGAATTTGAGGCTCAAAGAGACTCCAGGAAAAGCTATGTACATTGCACACTGATGAGAAATCACGTGGTTGCTGACAAAGAACAAACTGGGCTTCCATGGGCTTAAGATAAAAAAGTTCCGTCCTCAAGAGCACAGTTGACATCTGATGCAGACGTTTGTTTCgtgcagcatcagcagcctcaCTATTCTCTGATTCCGGCGGCATCACTTGCCCCGGATGTACTCGTCAATGCAACAGGGCCGGCTCCTTTGGTCTCTCGCACGACCCTGTCGTTTCGTCGCGCACCGTCGAtttcctgcagctgtcaCGTCTCCGTTGCGTCGCTTTCATCTTTCGCAGACATGGCGGTCCTCGACACCGTCTGATCCTAATAATCCTCGAGACTCGGTTCCCGAGAATGCCCACAGCGAAACGCCAACACTCAATGGCACCTTCAATCCAACTCACGCCGACGCCTCGATTGATCCAGTAGACCGGCCAAGCGCAAAGGATCCGGGTCCCTACGGGTCTCCCATTCGAAGGGCGCTCAGAAGTAGGAAGCGCTCCAAGGAACCAGTGGCCCAAACTGTCACAATCCCTGACTGGTTCCGTGAGCGGAATACGGTGCTCAGCCAGAGTTGGGCAGCAGAGACGCAACAACCGGTGAATATCCGCGCCGTTGTACAAGATGATAAATCATCTGCGGATGGACTGTCTTCTGGAGGCAACGGGGAGGAACCGCCTGCAGCCACTGGGCAGCCTCCCCTCAAACACCGTTACGCCTTGACCGACGCGTTGTGGGAGGAACTGTGCGCCTCCGCAAGGGCCGGTTTACGGCTCCCACCGGCAAAATACGCAACCGAGCCATCTGCGCGCAAATCACACCTTGTGCTTCATTATCCTGGCCCTGATGGGATTTTGTTCCTAGACGCGGTGATAAAGCGCCTTGCCGGGGAGCTCAGTGCTGATTTGGTGACGCTCAATGCTCAAGATATCGCCCAACTCTGCGTTGAGCAGGATTTAACAGACACGGGTAGAACGTCGCCTATCCGACTCCTGGGCTATGAAGTGTTTCGGCCATCAGTTTCGAATTCGTGGCGAGAGTCTGGCGATGGGAtgaatgaggaagatgaaggtgaaacCGACGCGATGGTTCCAAGGAACTTACGCCCTGGCGGCATGGGCAGCCCAAAATTCATAACGATTGAGAGTGCCCGCGAACCGGGGGATATCCCTCTTCCCAATCTATTCGGTCTCAAGTCGCTGGTTGCGGCAATTAGCCCGTCAGATGGTTCAGTAGGCACCGCATCATCTCAACCGTCTTACGATCGAGTCGAGGAGAGgcggcttcagcttctgcataAACTCATCTCTCCTGGCGAACCTTCAGGACAGGCGCTCACTCCAACCGCGACCGATCAAGATGAACCTAGTGACTTCGTCGAACCtaaacaagaacaaagggGTGATATCATCGTCCAGGTTCAGGACTACGCTGAGATACAGAGTTCGCGTGAGGGCTCCAGATTTCTGAATTTACTACAGCAAGTAATCCAGGACCGGCGAAAGGACGGGCACCGGGTTCTATTCATTGGAACCGCAGCTCAAGACGTCCCTCCAGACTCGGATTCCTCCAGGCTACTTCAAAATGCGTTTGACGACCAGTTCTCTCAAGTGGTCGTCGTCACGCCGGCCATGAGCACAGACATACGGGAAAAAACATTCGCGGAAGATCGAAAAAAACGGACACTTGAGGTTAACATCCGACACATCCAGAGCATGCTCCGAACACGACTCGAGGAGCAACCCTCGGCAGTGAAGGATGAAGTCTTCCAGAGTTCCTCTTGGCCATTAGATCCTTCTTCTATAAAGGATTCGGGCCTTGATGAGCGATACTGGTCGTATAACCAAGTGCATTGGGCAGCGACACTTGCTCTTGGAAGTCTCCGCGCCACTGAAGCCTTCGGTTTCGAACACATCCAGAGCGGGCTCGAAATGTTACGAAGGACAGAACGAGTAAGGGACGAGTGGTTGCAAGAACGAACGCCCAAAGCAAGGTCTTCCGAAACCGAAAATAACCGTGAGCGGCTGATCTCGTCGCTGCGTAAAACTTGCAATTCGCATGAGAAGAAGTTGCTAAACGGCGTGGTTGATGCAAAAAGCATTCGCACTACTTTTGCTGATGTACATGTACCGCCCGAAACGATTGACGCACTCAAAACACTGACTTCCTTGTCCCTTATCCGTCCTGAAGCTTTCACCTACGGTGTGCTAGCTACGGACAAGATACCGGGTCTGCTTCTTTATGGACCGCCGGGCACTGGTAAAACTCTACTCGCAAAGGCAGTGGCCCGCGAAAGTGGTGCCACTGTGCTCGAAGTCAGTGGATCCGAGGTATATGATATGTATGTGGGTGAAGGGGAGAAGAACGTCAAGGCCATTTTCACACTAGCCAAAAAGCTCAATCCGTGTGTCGTTTTCATAGATGAGGCCGACGCTATCTTCTGTTCTCGTACTGGAGCCAGCAGCCGCACATCCCACCGGGAACTG
It contains:
- a CDS encoding ATP-binding protein (transcript_id=CADANIAT00006727), giving the protein MYSSMQQGRLLWSLARPCRFVAHRRFPAAVTSPLRRFHLSQTWRSSTPSDPNNPRDSVPENAHSETPTLNGTFNPTHADASIDPVDRPSAKDPGPYGSPIRRALRSRKRSKEPVAQTVTIPDWFRERNTVLSQSWAAETQQPVNIRAVVQDDKSSADGLSSGGNGEEPPAATGQPPLKHRYALTDALWEELCASARAGLRLPPAKYATEPSARKSHLVLHYPGPDGILFLDAVIKRLAGELSADLVTLNAQDIAQLCVEQDLTDTGRTSPIRLLGYEVFRPSVSNSWRESGDGMNEEDEGETDAMVPRNLRPGGMGSPKFITIESAREPGDIPLPNLFGLKSLVAAISPSDGSVGTASSQPSYDRVEERRLQLLHKLISPGEPSGQALTPTATDQDEPSDFVEPKQEQRGDIIVQVQDYAEIQSSREGSRFLNLLQQVIQDRRKDGHRVLFIGTAAQDVPPDSDSSRLLQNAFDDQFSQVVVVTPAMSTDIREKTFAEDRKKRTLEVNIRHIQSMLRTRLEEQPSAVKDEVFQSSSWPLDPSSIKDSGLDERYWSYNQVHWAATLALGSLRATEAFGFEHIQSGLEMLRRTERVRDEWLQERTPKARSSETENNRERLISSLRKTCNSHEKKLLNGVVDAKSIRTTFADVHVPPETIDALKTLTSLSLIRPEAFTYGVLATDKIPGLLLYGPPGTGKTLLAKAVARESGATVLEVSGSEVYDMYVGEGEKNVKAIFTLAKKLNPCVVFIDEADAIFCSRTGASSRTSHRELINQFLREWDGMNDLSTFIMVATNRPFDLDDAVLRRLPRRLLVDLPTEQDRLAILKIHLKDEALDASVDLAELARRTPLYSGSDLKNLCVAAALACVREENALAQQHTGESPYQYPARRTLTWAHFTRGMEEISASISEDMSSLSAIRKFDEQFGDRKGRRKKSPGWGFTTHVSDQAIPDAARVRT